From a region of the Ovis aries strain OAR_USU_Benz2616 breed Rambouillet chromosome 10, ARS-UI_Ramb_v3.0, whole genome shotgun sequence genome:
- the CCDC70 gene encoding coiled-coil domain-containing protein 70, whose translation MFPFKVRKWMGLACFRSLVVSSSSIRQKKLIHKLQEEKAFREEMRHFREKIEDFREEMWNFRSKMRAFRGEILGFWEEDRPFWEEEKTFWKEEKAFWEMEKSFREEEKAFWKKYRIFWKEDRAFWKEDNALWERDRNLLQEDKALWEEEKALWVEERALLEEEKVLWEDKKTLWEEENALWEEEKAAWVEGVVPVVEQQVLEGGHRHISGRPWSPASSRGRA comes from the coding sequence ATGTTTCCCTTCAAGGTGAGAAAATGGATGGGGCTTGCCTGCTTCCGCTCGCTGGTGGTCTCCTCCTCCAGCATTCGCCAAAAAAAACTAATCCACAAGCTCCAGGAAGAAAAGGCCTTCCGCGAAGAGATGAGACACTTCCGGGAGAAGATCGAAGACTTCCGGGAAGAGATGTGGAATTTCCGGAGCAAGATGCGTGCCTTCCGCGGTGAGATCTTGGGCTTTTGGGAAGAGGATAGGCCTTTCTGGGAAGAGgagaaaaccttctggaaagagGAAAAAGCCTTCTGGGAAATGGAAAAATCTTTCCGGGAAGAAGAGAAGGCCTTTTGGAAAAAGTACCGAATCTTCTGGAAGGAAGACAGGGCCTTCTGGAAGGAGGACAACGCCTTGTGGGAAAGAGACCGGAACCTCCTTCAGGAGGACAAGGCCTTGTGGGAGGAAGAAAAGGCCCTGTGGGTGGAGGAGAGAGCCcttctggaggaggagaaggtccTCTGGGAGGATAAGAAGACCCTCTGGGAGGAGGAGAATGCCctctgggaggaggagaaggccgCCTGGGTGGAAGGGGTTGTTCCGGTTGTGGAGCAGCAGGTGCTGGAAGGCGGGCACCGCCACATCAGTGGCAGGCCCTGGTCGCCAGCCTCCTCCCGGGGCAGGGCGTGA